A window of Pan paniscus chromosome 10, NHGRI_mPanPan1-v2.0_pri, whole genome shotgun sequence contains these coding sequences:
- the B4GALNT1 gene encoding beta-1,4 N-acetylgalactosaminyltransferase 1 isoform X2 has translation MQERARRKEAGRPWGLGSEGRGTGKTAAGSANPSAMCGVESALGSRQEPLRTRGPRAPSLALPSSLPFSLPTLPPPRMWLGRRALCALVLLLACASLGLLYASTRDAPGLRVPLAPWAPPQSPRRPELPDLAPEPRYAHIPVRIKEQVVGLLAWNNCSCESSGGGLPLPFQKQVRAIDLTKAFDPAELRAASATREQEFQAFLSRSQSPADQLLIAPANSPLQYPLQGVEVQPLRSILVPGLSLQAASGQEVYQVNLTASLGTWDVAGEVTGVTLTGEGQADLTLVSPGLDQLNRQLQLVTYSSRSYQTNTADTVRFSTEGHEAAFTIRIRHPPNPRLYPPGSLPQGAQYNISALVTIATKTFLRYDRLRALITSIRRFYPTVTVVIADDSDKPERVSGPYVEHYLMPFGKLLAFRKHSKVWRRIQAEKGRGRERKVAEGHVLFLQPPQPHTPFCQGWFAGRNLAVSQVTTKYVLWVDDDFVFTARTRLERLVDVLERTPLDLVGGAVREISGFATTYRQLLSVEPGAPGLGNCLRQRRGFHHELVGFPGCVVTDGVVNFFLARTDKVREVGFDPRLSRVAHLEFFLDGLGSLRVGSCSDVVVDHASKLKLPWTSRDAGAETYARYRYPGSLDESQMAKHRLLFFKHRLQCMTSQ, from the exons ATGCAGGAGAGGGCAAGAAGAAAGGAGGCCGGGAGACCCTGGGGCCTGGGAAGTGAGGGGAGGGGTACCGGGAAAACCGCGGCTGGCAGTGCAAACCCTAGCGCGATGTGTGGAGTGGAGAGCGCTCTTGGGAGCCGGCAGGAGCCTCTGAGGACGCGGGGGCCAAGGGCCCCATCCCttgccctcccttcttccctccctttctcactccccaccctacccccaccTAGGATGTGGCTGGGCCGCCGGGCCCTGTGCGCTCTGGTCCTTCTGCTCGCCTGCGCCTCGCTGGGGCTCCTGTACGCGAGCACCCGGGACGCGCCCGGCCTCCGGGTACCTCTTGCGCCGTGGGCGCCCCCGCAAAGCCCCCGCAGGCCCGAGCTGCCAGATCTTGCTCCTGAGCCCCGCTACGCACACATCCCGGTCAGGATCAAGGAGCAAGTAGTGGG GCTGCTGGCTTGGAACAACTGCAGTTGTGAGTCCAGTGGGGGgggcctccccctccccttccagaAACAAGTCCGAGCTATTGACCTCACCAAGGCCTTTGACCCTGCAGAGCTGAGGGCTGCCTCTGCCACAAGAGAGCAGGAGTTCCAGGCCTTTCTGTCGAG GAGCCAGTCCCCAGCTGACCAGCTGCTCATAGCCCCTGCCAACTCCCCGCTCCAGTACCCCCTACAGGGTGTGGAAGTTCAGCCCCTCAGGAGCATCTTGGTGCCAG GGCTGAGCCTTCAGGCAGCTTCTGGTCAGGAGGTATACCAG GTGAACCTGACTGCCTCCCTAGGCACCTGGGACGTGGCAGGGGAAGTGACTGGAGTTACTCTCACTGGAGAGGGTCAGGCAGATCTCACCCTTGTCAGCCCAGGGCTGGACCAACTCAACAGGCAACTACAACTGGTCACTTACAGCAGCCGAAGCTACCAGACCAACACAGCAGACACAG TCCGGTTCTCCACCGAGGGACATGAGGCTGCTTTCACTATCCGCATAAGACACCCGCCCAACCCTCGGCTGTACCCACCTGGGTCTCTACCCCAGGGAG CCCAGTACAACATCAGTGCTCTAGTCACGATTGCCACCAAGACCTTCCTCCGTTATGATCGGCTACGGGCTCTCATCACCAGTATCCGCCGCTTCTACCCAACGGTTACCGTGGTCATCGCTGACGACAGCGACAAGCCAGAGCGCGTTAGTGGCCCCTACGTGGAACACTATCTCATGCCCTTCGGCAAG CTCCTGGCCTTTCGAAAGCACTCAAAAGTCTGGAGAAGAATACAAGCTGAGAAGGGTcgggggagagaaagaaaggtggCAGAGGGCCATGTCCTATTTCTGCAGCCTCCCCAACCACACACACCTTTCTGCCAGGGCTGGTTCGCAGGCCGGAACCTGGCCGTGTCCCAAGTAACCACCAAGTACGTGCTGTGGGTGGACGACGACTTCGTCTTCACGGCGCGGACGCGGCTGGAGAGGCTTGTGGACGTGCTGGAGCGGACGCCGCTGGACCTG gtGGGGGGCGCGGTGCGCGAGATCTCCGGCTTTGCCACCACTTATCGGCAGCTGCTGAGCGTGGAGCCCGGCGCCCCAGGCCTCGGGAACTGCCTCCGGCAAAGGCGCGGCTTCCACCACGAGCTCGTCGGCTTCCCGGGCTGCGTGGTCACCGACGGCGTGGTTAACTTCTTCCTGGCGCGGACTGACAAGGTGCGCGAGGTCGGTTTCGACCCCCGCCTCAGCCGCGTGGCTCATCTGG aaTTCTTCTTGGATGGGCTTGGTTCCCTTCGGGTTGGCTCCTGCTCCGACGTCGTGGTGGATCATGCATCCAAACTGAAGCTGCCTTGGACATCAAGGGATGCCGGGGCAGAGACTTACGCCCGGTACCGTTACCCAGGATCACTGGACGAGAGCCAGATGGCCAAACACCGGCTGCTCTTCTTCAAACACCGTCTGCAGTGCATGACCTCCCAGTGA
- the B4GALNT1 gene encoding beta-1,4 N-acetylgalactosaminyltransferase 1 isoform X1: protein MQERARRKEAGRPWGLGSEGRGTGKTAAGSANPSAMCGVESALGSRQEPLRTRGPRAPSLALPSSLPFSLPTLPPPRMWLGRRALCALVLLLACASLGLLYASTRDAPGLRVPLAPWAPPQSPRRPELPDLAPEPRYAHIPVRIKEQVVGLLAWNNCSCESSGGGLPLPFQKQVRAIDLTKAFDPAELRAASATREQEFQAFLSRSQSPADQLLIAPANSPLQYPLQGVEVQPLRSILVPGLSLQAASGQEVYQVNLTASLGTWDVAGEVTGVTLTGEGQADLTLVSPGLDQLNRQLQLVTYSSRSYQTNTADTVRFSTEGHEAAFTIRIRHPPNPRLYPPGSLPQGAQYNISALVTIATKTFLRYDRLRALITSIRRFYPTVTVVIADDSDKPERVSGPYVEHYLMPFGKLLAFRKHSKVWRRIQAEKGRGRERKVAEGHVLFLQPPQPHTPFCQGWFAGRNLAVSQVTTKYVLWVDDDFVFTARTRLERLVDVLERTPLDLARLEATSLSLQVGGAVREISGFATTYRQLLSVEPGAPGLGNCLRQRRGFHHELVGFPGCVVTDGVVNFFLARTDKVREVGFDPRLSRVAHLEFFLDGLGSLRVGSCSDVVVDHASKLKLPWTSRDAGAETYARYRYPGSLDESQMAKHRLLFFKHRLQCMTSQ, encoded by the exons ATGCAGGAGAGGGCAAGAAGAAAGGAGGCCGGGAGACCCTGGGGCCTGGGAAGTGAGGGGAGGGGTACCGGGAAAACCGCGGCTGGCAGTGCAAACCCTAGCGCGATGTGTGGAGTGGAGAGCGCTCTTGGGAGCCGGCAGGAGCCTCTGAGGACGCGGGGGCCAAGGGCCCCATCCCttgccctcccttcttccctccctttctcactccccaccctacccccaccTAGGATGTGGCTGGGCCGCCGGGCCCTGTGCGCTCTGGTCCTTCTGCTCGCCTGCGCCTCGCTGGGGCTCCTGTACGCGAGCACCCGGGACGCGCCCGGCCTCCGGGTACCTCTTGCGCCGTGGGCGCCCCCGCAAAGCCCCCGCAGGCCCGAGCTGCCAGATCTTGCTCCTGAGCCCCGCTACGCACACATCCCGGTCAGGATCAAGGAGCAAGTAGTGGG GCTGCTGGCTTGGAACAACTGCAGTTGTGAGTCCAGTGGGGGgggcctccccctccccttccagaAACAAGTCCGAGCTATTGACCTCACCAAGGCCTTTGACCCTGCAGAGCTGAGGGCTGCCTCTGCCACAAGAGAGCAGGAGTTCCAGGCCTTTCTGTCGAG GAGCCAGTCCCCAGCTGACCAGCTGCTCATAGCCCCTGCCAACTCCCCGCTCCAGTACCCCCTACAGGGTGTGGAAGTTCAGCCCCTCAGGAGCATCTTGGTGCCAG GGCTGAGCCTTCAGGCAGCTTCTGGTCAGGAGGTATACCAG GTGAACCTGACTGCCTCCCTAGGCACCTGGGACGTGGCAGGGGAAGTGACTGGAGTTACTCTCACTGGAGAGGGTCAGGCAGATCTCACCCTTGTCAGCCCAGGGCTGGACCAACTCAACAGGCAACTACAACTGGTCACTTACAGCAGCCGAAGCTACCAGACCAACACAGCAGACACAG TCCGGTTCTCCACCGAGGGACATGAGGCTGCTTTCACTATCCGCATAAGACACCCGCCCAACCCTCGGCTGTACCCACCTGGGTCTCTACCCCAGGGAG CCCAGTACAACATCAGTGCTCTAGTCACGATTGCCACCAAGACCTTCCTCCGTTATGATCGGCTACGGGCTCTCATCACCAGTATCCGCCGCTTCTACCCAACGGTTACCGTGGTCATCGCTGACGACAGCGACAAGCCAGAGCGCGTTAGTGGCCCCTACGTGGAACACTATCTCATGCCCTTCGGCAAG CTCCTGGCCTTTCGAAAGCACTCAAAAGTCTGGAGAAGAATACAAGCTGAGAAGGGTcgggggagagaaagaaaggtggCAGAGGGCCATGTCCTATTTCTGCAGCCTCCCCAACCACACACACCTTTCTGCCAGGGCTGGTTCGCAGGCCGGAACCTGGCCGTGTCCCAAGTAACCACCAAGTACGTGCTGTGGGTGGACGACGACTTCGTCTTCACGGCGCGGACGCGGCTGGAGAGGCTTGTGGACGTGCTGGAGCGGACGCCGCTGGACCTG GCCCGCCTGGAGgcaacctccctctccctgcaggtGGGGGGCGCGGTGCGCGAGATCTCCGGCTTTGCCACCACTTATCGGCAGCTGCTGAGCGTGGAGCCCGGCGCCCCAGGCCTCGGGAACTGCCTCCGGCAAAGGCGCGGCTTCCACCACGAGCTCGTCGGCTTCCCGGGCTGCGTGGTCACCGACGGCGTGGTTAACTTCTTCCTGGCGCGGACTGACAAGGTGCGCGAGGTCGGTTTCGACCCCCGCCTCAGCCGCGTGGCTCATCTGG aaTTCTTCTTGGATGGGCTTGGTTCCCTTCGGGTTGGCTCCTGCTCCGACGTCGTGGTGGATCATGCATCCAAACTGAAGCTGCCTTGGACATCAAGGGATGCCGGGGCAGAGACTTACGCCCGGTACCGTTACCCAGGATCACTGGACGAGAGCCAGATGGCCAAACACCGGCTGCTCTTCTTCAAACACCGTCTGCAGTGCATGACCTCCCAGTGA
- the B4GALNT1 gene encoding beta-1,4 N-acetylgalactosaminyltransferase 1 isoform X5, giving the protein MWLGRRALCALVLLLACASLGLLYASTRDAPGLRVPLAPWAPPQSPRRPELPDLAPEPRYAHIPVRIKEQVVGLLAWNNCSCESSGGGLPLPFQKQVRAIDLTKAFDPAELRAASATREQEFQAFLSRSQSPADQLLIAPANSPLQYPLQGVEVQPLRSILVPGLSLQAASGQEVYQVNLTASLGTWDVAGEVTGVTLTGEGQADLTLVSPGLDQLNRQLQLVTYSSRSYQTNTADTVRFSTEGHEAAFTIRIRHPPNPRLYPPGSLPQGAQYNISALVTIATKTFLRYDRLRALITSIRRFYPTVTVVIADDSDKPERVSGPYVEHYLMPFGKLLAFRKHSKVWRRIQAEKGRGRERKVAEGHVLFLQPPQPHTPFCQGWFAGRNLAVSQVTTKYVLWVDDDFVFTARTRLERLVDVLERTPLDLARLEATSLSLQVGGAVREISGFATTYRQLLSVEPGAPGLGNCLRQRRGFHHELVGFPGCVVTDGVVNFFLARTDKVREVGFDPRLSRVAHLEFFLDGLGSLRVGSCSDVVVDHASKLKLPWTSRDAGAETYARYRYPGSLDESQMAKHRLLFFKHRLQCMTSQ; this is encoded by the exons ATGTGGCTGGGCCGCCGGGCCCTGTGCGCTCTGGTCCTTCTGCTCGCCTGCGCCTCGCTGGGGCTCCTGTACGCGAGCACCCGGGACGCGCCCGGCCTCCGGGTACCTCTTGCGCCGTGGGCGCCCCCGCAAAGCCCCCGCAGGCCCGAGCTGCCAGATCTTGCTCCTGAGCCCCGCTACGCACACATCCCGGTCAGGATCAAGGAGCAAGTAGTGGG GCTGCTGGCTTGGAACAACTGCAGTTGTGAGTCCAGTGGGGGgggcctccccctccccttccagaAACAAGTCCGAGCTATTGACCTCACCAAGGCCTTTGACCCTGCAGAGCTGAGGGCTGCCTCTGCCACAAGAGAGCAGGAGTTCCAGGCCTTTCTGTCGAG GAGCCAGTCCCCAGCTGACCAGCTGCTCATAGCCCCTGCCAACTCCCCGCTCCAGTACCCCCTACAGGGTGTGGAAGTTCAGCCCCTCAGGAGCATCTTGGTGCCAG GGCTGAGCCTTCAGGCAGCTTCTGGTCAGGAGGTATACCAG GTGAACCTGACTGCCTCCCTAGGCACCTGGGACGTGGCAGGGGAAGTGACTGGAGTTACTCTCACTGGAGAGGGTCAGGCAGATCTCACCCTTGTCAGCCCAGGGCTGGACCAACTCAACAGGCAACTACAACTGGTCACTTACAGCAGCCGAAGCTACCAGACCAACACAGCAGACACAG TCCGGTTCTCCACCGAGGGACATGAGGCTGCTTTCACTATCCGCATAAGACACCCGCCCAACCCTCGGCTGTACCCACCTGGGTCTCTACCCCAGGGAG CCCAGTACAACATCAGTGCTCTAGTCACGATTGCCACCAAGACCTTCCTCCGTTATGATCGGCTACGGGCTCTCATCACCAGTATCCGCCGCTTCTACCCAACGGTTACCGTGGTCATCGCTGACGACAGCGACAAGCCAGAGCGCGTTAGTGGCCCCTACGTGGAACACTATCTCATGCCCTTCGGCAAG CTCCTGGCCTTTCGAAAGCACTCAAAAGTCTGGAGAAGAATACAAGCTGAGAAGGGTcgggggagagaaagaaaggtggCAGAGGGCCATGTCCTATTTCTGCAGCCTCCCCAACCACACACACCTTTCTGCCAGGGCTGGTTCGCAGGCCGGAACCTGGCCGTGTCCCAAGTAACCACCAAGTACGTGCTGTGGGTGGACGACGACTTCGTCTTCACGGCGCGGACGCGGCTGGAGAGGCTTGTGGACGTGCTGGAGCGGACGCCGCTGGACCTG GCCCGCCTGGAGgcaacctccctctccctgcaggtGGGGGGCGCGGTGCGCGAGATCTCCGGCTTTGCCACCACTTATCGGCAGCTGCTGAGCGTGGAGCCCGGCGCCCCAGGCCTCGGGAACTGCCTCCGGCAAAGGCGCGGCTTCCACCACGAGCTCGTCGGCTTCCCGGGCTGCGTGGTCACCGACGGCGTGGTTAACTTCTTCCTGGCGCGGACTGACAAGGTGCGCGAGGTCGGTTTCGACCCCCGCCTCAGCCGCGTGGCTCATCTGG aaTTCTTCTTGGATGGGCTTGGTTCCCTTCGGGTTGGCTCCTGCTCCGACGTCGTGGTGGATCATGCATCCAAACTGAAGCTGCCTTGGACATCAAGGGATGCCGGGGCAGAGACTTACGCCCGGTACCGTTACCCAGGATCACTGGACGAGAGCCAGATGGCCAAACACCGGCTGCTCTTCTTCAAACACCGTCTGCAGTGCATGACCTCCCAGTGA
- the B4GALNT1 gene encoding beta-1,4 N-acetylgalactosaminyltransferase 1 isoform X4, whose product MQERARRKEAGRPWGLGSEGRGTGKTAAGSANPSAMCGVESALGSRQEPLRTRGPRAPSLALPSSLPFSLPTLPPPRMWLGRRALCALVLLLACASLGLLYASTRDAPGLRVPLAPWAPPQSPRRPELPDLAPEPRYAHIPVRIKEQVVGLLAWNNCSCESSGGGLPLPFQKQVRAIDLTKAFDPAELRAASATREQEFQAFLSRSQSPADQLLIAPANSPLQYPLQGVEVQPLRSILVPGLSLQAASGQEVYQVNLTASLGTWDVAGEVTGVTLTGEGQADLTLVSPGLDQLNRQLQLVTYSSRSYQTNTADTVRFSTEGHEAAFTIRIRHPPNPRLYPPGSLPQGAQYNISALVTIATKTFLRYDRLRALITSIRRFYPTVTVVIADDSDKPERVSGPYVEHYLMPFGKGWFAGRNLAVSQVTTKYVLWVDDDFVFTARTRLERLVDVLERTPLDLVGGAVREISGFATTYRQLLSVEPGAPGLGNCLRQRRGFHHELVGFPGCVVTDGVVNFFLARTDKVREVGFDPRLSRVAHLEFFLDGLGSLRVGSCSDVVVDHASKLKLPWTSRDAGAETYARYRYPGSLDESQMAKHRLLFFKHRLQCMTSQ is encoded by the exons ATGCAGGAGAGGGCAAGAAGAAAGGAGGCCGGGAGACCCTGGGGCCTGGGAAGTGAGGGGAGGGGTACCGGGAAAACCGCGGCTGGCAGTGCAAACCCTAGCGCGATGTGTGGAGTGGAGAGCGCTCTTGGGAGCCGGCAGGAGCCTCTGAGGACGCGGGGGCCAAGGGCCCCATCCCttgccctcccttcttccctccctttctcactccccaccctacccccaccTAGGATGTGGCTGGGCCGCCGGGCCCTGTGCGCTCTGGTCCTTCTGCTCGCCTGCGCCTCGCTGGGGCTCCTGTACGCGAGCACCCGGGACGCGCCCGGCCTCCGGGTACCTCTTGCGCCGTGGGCGCCCCCGCAAAGCCCCCGCAGGCCCGAGCTGCCAGATCTTGCTCCTGAGCCCCGCTACGCACACATCCCGGTCAGGATCAAGGAGCAAGTAGTGGG GCTGCTGGCTTGGAACAACTGCAGTTGTGAGTCCAGTGGGGGgggcctccccctccccttccagaAACAAGTCCGAGCTATTGACCTCACCAAGGCCTTTGACCCTGCAGAGCTGAGGGCTGCCTCTGCCACAAGAGAGCAGGAGTTCCAGGCCTTTCTGTCGAG GAGCCAGTCCCCAGCTGACCAGCTGCTCATAGCCCCTGCCAACTCCCCGCTCCAGTACCCCCTACAGGGTGTGGAAGTTCAGCCCCTCAGGAGCATCTTGGTGCCAG GGCTGAGCCTTCAGGCAGCTTCTGGTCAGGAGGTATACCAG GTGAACCTGACTGCCTCCCTAGGCACCTGGGACGTGGCAGGGGAAGTGACTGGAGTTACTCTCACTGGAGAGGGTCAGGCAGATCTCACCCTTGTCAGCCCAGGGCTGGACCAACTCAACAGGCAACTACAACTGGTCACTTACAGCAGCCGAAGCTACCAGACCAACACAGCAGACACAG TCCGGTTCTCCACCGAGGGACATGAGGCTGCTTTCACTATCCGCATAAGACACCCGCCCAACCCTCGGCTGTACCCACCTGGGTCTCTACCCCAGGGAG CCCAGTACAACATCAGTGCTCTAGTCACGATTGCCACCAAGACCTTCCTCCGTTATGATCGGCTACGGGCTCTCATCACCAGTATCCGCCGCTTCTACCCAACGGTTACCGTGGTCATCGCTGACGACAGCGACAAGCCAGAGCGCGTTAGTGGCCCCTACGTGGAACACTATCTCATGCCCTTCGGCAAG GGCTGGTTCGCAGGCCGGAACCTGGCCGTGTCCCAAGTAACCACCAAGTACGTGCTGTGGGTGGACGACGACTTCGTCTTCACGGCGCGGACGCGGCTGGAGAGGCTTGTGGACGTGCTGGAGCGGACGCCGCTGGACCTG gtGGGGGGCGCGGTGCGCGAGATCTCCGGCTTTGCCACCACTTATCGGCAGCTGCTGAGCGTGGAGCCCGGCGCCCCAGGCCTCGGGAACTGCCTCCGGCAAAGGCGCGGCTTCCACCACGAGCTCGTCGGCTTCCCGGGCTGCGTGGTCACCGACGGCGTGGTTAACTTCTTCCTGGCGCGGACTGACAAGGTGCGCGAGGTCGGTTTCGACCCCCGCCTCAGCCGCGTGGCTCATCTGG aaTTCTTCTTGGATGGGCTTGGTTCCCTTCGGGTTGGCTCCTGCTCCGACGTCGTGGTGGATCATGCATCCAAACTGAAGCTGCCTTGGACATCAAGGGATGCCGGGGCAGAGACTTACGCCCGGTACCGTTACCCAGGATCACTGGACGAGAGCCAGATGGCCAAACACCGGCTGCTCTTCTTCAAACACCGTCTGCAGTGCATGACCTCCCAGTGA
- the B4GALNT1 gene encoding beta-1,4 N-acetylgalactosaminyltransferase 1 isoform X3, whose product MQERARRKEAGRPWGLGSEGRGTGKTAAGSANPSAMCGVESALGSRQEPLRTRGPRAPSLALPSSLPFSLPTLPPPRMWLGRRALCALVLLLACASLGLLYASTRDAPGLRVPLAPWAPPQSPRRPELPDLAPEPRYAHIPVRIKEQVVGLLAWNNCSCESSGGGLPLPFQKQVRAIDLTKAFDPAELRAASATREQEFQAFLSRSQSPADQLLIAPANSPLQYPLQGVEVQPLRSILVPGLSLQAASGQEVYQVNLTASLGTWDVAGEVTGVTLTGEGQADLTLVSPGLDQLNRQLQLVTYSSRSYQTNTADTVRFSTEGHEAAFTIRIRHPPNPRLYPPGSLPQGAQYNISALVTIATKTFLRYDRLRALITSIRRFYPTVTVVIADDSDKPERVSGPYVEHYLMPFGKGWFAGRNLAVSQVTTKYVLWVDDDFVFTARTRLERLVDVLERTPLDLARLEATSLSLQVGGAVREISGFATTYRQLLSVEPGAPGLGNCLRQRRGFHHELVGFPGCVVTDGVVNFFLARTDKVREVGFDPRLSRVAHLEFFLDGLGSLRVGSCSDVVVDHASKLKLPWTSRDAGAETYARYRYPGSLDESQMAKHRLLFFKHRLQCMTSQ is encoded by the exons ATGCAGGAGAGGGCAAGAAGAAAGGAGGCCGGGAGACCCTGGGGCCTGGGAAGTGAGGGGAGGGGTACCGGGAAAACCGCGGCTGGCAGTGCAAACCCTAGCGCGATGTGTGGAGTGGAGAGCGCTCTTGGGAGCCGGCAGGAGCCTCTGAGGACGCGGGGGCCAAGGGCCCCATCCCttgccctcccttcttccctccctttctcactccccaccctacccccaccTAGGATGTGGCTGGGCCGCCGGGCCCTGTGCGCTCTGGTCCTTCTGCTCGCCTGCGCCTCGCTGGGGCTCCTGTACGCGAGCACCCGGGACGCGCCCGGCCTCCGGGTACCTCTTGCGCCGTGGGCGCCCCCGCAAAGCCCCCGCAGGCCCGAGCTGCCAGATCTTGCTCCTGAGCCCCGCTACGCACACATCCCGGTCAGGATCAAGGAGCAAGTAGTGGG GCTGCTGGCTTGGAACAACTGCAGTTGTGAGTCCAGTGGGGGgggcctccccctccccttccagaAACAAGTCCGAGCTATTGACCTCACCAAGGCCTTTGACCCTGCAGAGCTGAGGGCTGCCTCTGCCACAAGAGAGCAGGAGTTCCAGGCCTTTCTGTCGAG GAGCCAGTCCCCAGCTGACCAGCTGCTCATAGCCCCTGCCAACTCCCCGCTCCAGTACCCCCTACAGGGTGTGGAAGTTCAGCCCCTCAGGAGCATCTTGGTGCCAG GGCTGAGCCTTCAGGCAGCTTCTGGTCAGGAGGTATACCAG GTGAACCTGACTGCCTCCCTAGGCACCTGGGACGTGGCAGGGGAAGTGACTGGAGTTACTCTCACTGGAGAGGGTCAGGCAGATCTCACCCTTGTCAGCCCAGGGCTGGACCAACTCAACAGGCAACTACAACTGGTCACTTACAGCAGCCGAAGCTACCAGACCAACACAGCAGACACAG TCCGGTTCTCCACCGAGGGACATGAGGCTGCTTTCACTATCCGCATAAGACACCCGCCCAACCCTCGGCTGTACCCACCTGGGTCTCTACCCCAGGGAG CCCAGTACAACATCAGTGCTCTAGTCACGATTGCCACCAAGACCTTCCTCCGTTATGATCGGCTACGGGCTCTCATCACCAGTATCCGCCGCTTCTACCCAACGGTTACCGTGGTCATCGCTGACGACAGCGACAAGCCAGAGCGCGTTAGTGGCCCCTACGTGGAACACTATCTCATGCCCTTCGGCAAG GGCTGGTTCGCAGGCCGGAACCTGGCCGTGTCCCAAGTAACCACCAAGTACGTGCTGTGGGTGGACGACGACTTCGTCTTCACGGCGCGGACGCGGCTGGAGAGGCTTGTGGACGTGCTGGAGCGGACGCCGCTGGACCTG GCCCGCCTGGAGgcaacctccctctccctgcaggtGGGGGGCGCGGTGCGCGAGATCTCCGGCTTTGCCACCACTTATCGGCAGCTGCTGAGCGTGGAGCCCGGCGCCCCAGGCCTCGGGAACTGCCTCCGGCAAAGGCGCGGCTTCCACCACGAGCTCGTCGGCTTCCCGGGCTGCGTGGTCACCGACGGCGTGGTTAACTTCTTCCTGGCGCGGACTGACAAGGTGCGCGAGGTCGGTTTCGACCCCCGCCTCAGCCGCGTGGCTCATCTGG aaTTCTTCTTGGATGGGCTTGGTTCCCTTCGGGTTGGCTCCTGCTCCGACGTCGTGGTGGATCATGCATCCAAACTGAAGCTGCCTTGGACATCAAGGGATGCCGGGGCAGAGACTTACGCCCGGTACCGTTACCCAGGATCACTGGACGAGAGCCAGATGGCCAAACACCGGCTGCTCTTCTTCAAACACCGTCTGCAGTGCATGACCTCCCAGTGA